Genomic segment of Saprospiraceae bacterium:
TGCAACTCATATCCTACCGACATCCAGGGCAAAGTGGTTCCATACCACATGTCTTTATTCTTTTGAGGATCTTTGATAAGAGGTGAAGGTTCGCCATCGAGTTCAATGCCTGTTTTTGTACTTAACCCAAATCGTTTCAGGTAATTCACAAAACGGGCTGGATTATTTTCAAAAACAGAAGCTGCAATTTTAGAAATACCTACATTAGAAGATTGAATGAAAGAATAAGTTAAATCAGACTTTCCAACTCCATGCATTTTGGAATCTTTCATAATCCGATCATAGAATCTACAAGCCCCTCCATTTAAGTCAACTGCAGTACTGGTATCGACAGTTCGTTCCTCGAGTAAAGCAATCAAGCTTGCAAGTTTAAATGTAGAACCCGGTTCGCTTGATTTTCCAATAGCGTAATTGTAATTTTCAACCAATTCGCCGGCATTATTCCAAGATAAATTTGCAATTGCCTTTATTGCACCGGTTGCTACATCCATTACAATTGCACATCCTTCTTCAGCCTGATGCTTTGTGATCGCATCTGCTAAACTTAATTCTGCAATTTCTTGAATACCTGGATTTAATGTAGTTACAATATCATTCCCTTTTTTTGCTGTCAATTCCTCCAAGCCATTTACAGGTATGTAAATATTTGGACCCACTTTACGCATGACTCGTTGGCCTTCGTGGCCTTTGAGAAACTGATCGAATGATTTTTCCAAACCGATTGGTTCTGCGTTTTCACGATCCAATCCAATCGTTCGGCTAGCAAAATTTTTATAAGGTTTTTCCCGTCGATTTTCTGTTATTGTAATCATACCACCCTTATTTGGACCTAATCTAAACAAGGGGAAACCTTTTACAGTGACCATTTGGTCATAATTCAAATTGCGTGCTATTAAGACATACCGGTCTGATTTTTTCCTGGCTGAAACAAGCACATTTTTAATTGCCTGTTTCGACTTTTCTGGGTACAGAAACCGTTGCAAATTGTCAGCAAGAGAATCAACATGTCTATTAAACAGTTCCTGTGTAAGACCGGATGCTCTAGTATCCATCCTGATTTCAAAGATCGGTTGGGAAGTCGCCAATGGACTTCCATCTTCAGCAAGAATTTTTCCGCGTTCCGCTTTGACCGGCATTAAAGAAAAATACAATTCTTTTCCTTTCTTTCTCCACCCGTCACCTTGGACCACATTGATTGTAAACGCCTTCCACATCAGTACGCCTGCTATTAGCGCAAAAACTGCTAATACTACATAGACTCTGATTAAAAATTCTTTCCGGCGATCCATTAATTTTTCTGTCCTTGCTGGATTAATATTTTTGGAGCTTCATCTTTAATGATTAACTCCGTTTCGGAAACTTTTTTTCCGACTTGTTCTTCCATTCCATTGAAGATCATTCCTGATTTCATAGTCCAGTAATTCCACTTCAATTGAGTTATTTCTTTTTCAAGTATTTGCGCTTTGCGAATACGAAATTCTGAGTACTGAACATTTGCGATGTACAATAACATAATGCCCAGTAAAAAGAGAAAATACATTTTATTTTTCCAAAAAATCATACTGCTTACAGTCCCGTATTTCCTGCCAGTTTCAGTTGTATTTATTGGATTCATGTTTATAATTTTATTGTTTAATTCCTACTCTCATTTTTGCAGAACGAGCGCGTGAATTCCTTTTAATTTCATGTTCGTCCGGTAGTATTGCATGTTTATACTTTGGTATAAAAGTTGCATTTTGATTTACTTCAAATGTGTCTTCCGTTTTACCATTTTTAAACCATTGTTTTACTAAACGATCTTCCAAAGAGTGGTAACTTATAACCACCATGTGACCTCCCGGTTTAATCATTGTGGATGCCTGATCTAACAGGTTTTTCAAAGATTCAATTTCACGATTCACTTCAATTCGAAAAGATTGAAACAATTGCGCAAGAAATTTTATCTTATTTCCATACGCAAAACCCATTGCCCAATCTGAAACTTCTTTACAAGAATTAAAATTGAATTTAGATCTTGCAATAACCAACTGTTTAGCAAGTAACCTTGCATTTGTCAACTCACCATAATTTTTAATCATTGCTTCCAATTGGCTTTCGGAATACGTTTTCAAAATATGGTAAGCTGTTCGGGTTTGCCGGGTGTTCATTCGCATATCAAAAGGTTTTTCCGAAAAAATAGAAAAACCGCGATCTGATTCATCGATATGATGCGAAGAAAGCCCAAGATCTGCTAAAACTCCATCCACTTGTTTTATTTCAAAATAATCCATGTACTTCTTTAAGTACCTGAAGTCAGAATAAATCCATTCAAACCGCTTGTCAGCCGGTAAATGCTCAGCAACTTTGGGGTCTTTATCAAAAGAAAACAGTTTCGCTTTTTTGCTGAGGCGACTTAATATTTCATTGCTGTGACCTCCACCACCATAAGTTACATCTATATAAATACCATCAGGATCTGTTATCAATTCATCCACCGATGCTTTAAGCAATACCGGGATGTGATGATATAATTTATCCGGCTCAGACATCTTTATGTCCAAATACATCTTCTGCCAATTCTCCAAAATTCTCTGGTTCTTCTGCCACCATCTTTAGATAGTGTTCTCTGGACCAGATTTCCACATGTTGATGATATGCTAACAAAACAACATCTTGATTTATTCCGGCATGCTCTTGCAAGAGCTTTGGAATCAAAATGCGTCCAGACGCATCGGTCAACAATTGCGTAGCACCTCTAAAGAAGTACCTGGCGAATTCTCTGTTTTTTCTTACGTATTGATTAAGTTGATTGACTTCCTTCGTCTTTTCGACCCAGACTGACTCCGGGTAGAGGAGCAAACACTTTTCAAATCCTCGGTTAACAACAAGCTTTAATGGACTTTCACCTATTTGGGCGCTCAAAGCAGTGGGCAGCCGTAGTCTGCTCTTTTCGTCTAATCTGACTTCGTACTCACCGCTTAGATTGTACATTTTTTTAGCTCAGTTGGTTTCCTTGGTACAAATGTAGAAACAATTTCCACATTTTACCACTTTTCGCCACAAAAAAAATAATTTTTTTTTTAATATACATTCCATTGATAATCAACAATTAAACCCAGTATTATTGAATTCGTTGAAAATCAAGCAATTAGATTTACTATAATCATAATATATAGGTGATTAATATTTCACATCTTATACATTAGCTATTTAAAAATATATAAAATATTTGAAATAGCCAATAAACAAATATGATTTATTCACATATATCTGTCTGAATTTAGGGGTAATGCCTGCACAATAAGGGTTTTGTCGCTTAATGCCCTTTACTTTAATCTCAATTTTTCAGATAAATAGGTGGGAACCTGTGGGAACGAGGATCTTTCAAGAGGATATCCAAGCTAAAATACCTTGCTGCTGGTAACTTTGCGCATCCTTAATTGTTATATTCACCTATGAAGGACTTTTCATATTTAAATAATGCAAACCCTGATTTTATTGATTCACTATACCAAACGTATTTGAATAATCCAGAAGCATTAGATCCTTCCTGGAAGGCATTTTTCAAAGGGTTTGATTTTGCTAAACAGCACAATCCAGACGGAGAAACCCAGCAAAACATAAACCAATTTGAAAAAGAACTAAAGGTTTATCAATTAATTCAAGATTTCCGATCGCGGGGCCACTTACTGTCTGATACAAACCCGATTCGAAAAAGAAAAGATCGAAACGCGCAATTAGATCTGGAAGATTTTGAATTGAGCCCGGATGATTTAAATCTTCGTTTTGAAGCAGGAAAACATCTCAATTTGCCAAATGCATCCTTGTCAGAAATTTTAGAGCAGTTAAAATCCATTTACTGTTCAAAAATCGGATATGAATTTACATACATTGAATCCAATGAACGACGAAATTGGTTTCAACAAAAAATTGAAGAACGCATTCCGGTTGTCGATTTTAACCTGAATCTTACAACCAAAAAACGCATTCTTGAAAAAATAAATGGAGCGGTCATTTTTGAGAAATTTCTGCACACGAAATACGTAGGTCAAAAACGATTTTCACTTGAAGGGGGTGAATGCACCATTCCCGCATTGGATTGCATTATTGAAACCAGCGCATCCCTTGGTGTAGAAGAACTAATCATTGGAATGGCGCATCGAGGTCGCTTAAATGTTTTGGCTAACATTATTGGCAAAACGTATGAACAAATTTTCAATGAGTTTGAAGGAAATGCTATTCCTGACATTAGCTTTGGAAGTGGCGATGTAAAATATCATTTAGGCTTTTCTTCGCAGATTCAAACAGATTCCGGTAAGATGGTGCAATTAAAACTTGCACCCAATCCCTCACATCTTGAAGCAGTTGATCCCGTGGCATGTGGTTTATCCAGAGCAAAAGCTGATATATTGTACCATTCTGATTATGATAAGATACTGCCTATTTTGATTCATGGAGATTCCGCAATTGCTGGTCAAGGTATAGTTTATGAAACGATCCAAATGTCTCAATTACCTGGATACTATACGGGTGGCACGATCCATTTTATAATTAATAATCAAATTGGATTTACAACAGACTTTGACGATGCGCGTTCTTCAACGTATTCAAGTTCTGTAGCATCCGTAATACAGGCACCTGTTATTCATGTAAACGGCGATGATCCTGAAGCAGTTTATTATGCCGCAAAATTAGCAACTGAATATCGCCAACAATTTAATTCGGATATTTTTATTGATATGGTGTGTTATCGGAGACACGGACACAATGAAGGCGATGATCCAAAATTTACGCAACCGGGGATGTATGAGATTATCAGTAAACATCCAAACGTACGTGAACTTTACATCAAAGAATTGGAATCACGTGGAGATCTTCAAGCCCAGCTGGCTCAGGATATGGAAAAAACCTTTTGGAATTTGCTTCAGGAACGACTGGACCAGGTAAAACAAAACCCTTTACCTTATACCTATCAAGAGCCCGAGCTGGCTTGGAGAAGTTTGAAAAATAAGATAGAAGCCAAAGATTTTGATAAAAATCCAGATACTGGAATTTCTATGGAACAAATCAAGTCTCTTTTAAATTCCATACTTGAAATTCCAAAAGATTTTAACCCTTTACCAAAAATAAAAAGACTCTTCCAAAATTGGGAACAACTCATATCTACTAATAAAACGGATTGGGCGCTCGCTGAATTATTGGCTTATGCCAGTTTATTGGTTGAAGGAAAAAATGTGCGACTGAGTGGGCAGGATGTAAAAAGAGGTACGTTTTCACATAGACATGCCATCTTATTTGATGCGATCACAAATGAAGATTACAACAGATTATCAAAATTGTCTGATCAACAAGCCCATTTTTTTATTTATAACTCATTATTATCTGAATTTGGCGTACTGGGATTTGAGTATGGATACTCTTTAGCCTCACCCAATCAATTGGTGATTTGGGAAGCACAGTTTGGAGATTTTGCAAATGGCGCTCAGGTTATTACAGACCAGTTTATTACAACTGCGCAAAGTAAATGGAATCGAATGAGTGGACTGGTCTTATTGCTACCCCATGGATATGACGGGCAGGGCCCCGAACACTCTTCAGCCAGACTTGAACGGTTTTTACAAAATTGCGCTGAACAAAATGTTGTAGTAGTAAATGTGAGTACGCCTGCCAATTTTTTCCATCTTCTAAGACGACAATTGCTTTGGAATTTTAGAATTCCACTAATTGTTATGTCGCCAAAATCTTTGTTCAGACATCCGGAATGTCATTCGCAATTAGAGGAATTTAAAACAGGTAGTACATTCAAAGAAATTCTTGTGGATAAAATATCTTCAGAGGTAAATAGCATTTTACTTTGTTCAGGTCAAATTTATTATGATTTAAAAGCAAAACGCGAAGA
This window contains:
- a CDS encoding 2-oxoglutarate dehydrogenase E1 component; this encodes MKDFSYLNNANPDFIDSLYQTYLNNPEALDPSWKAFFKGFDFAKQHNPDGETQQNINQFEKELKVYQLIQDFRSRGHLLSDTNPIRKRKDRNAQLDLEDFELSPDDLNLRFEAGKHLNLPNASLSEILEQLKSIYCSKIGYEFTYIESNERRNWFQQKIEERIPVVDFNLNLTTKKRILEKINGAVIFEKFLHTKYVGQKRFSLEGGECTIPALDCIIETSASLGVEELIIGMAHRGRLNVLANIIGKTYEQIFNEFEGNAIPDISFGSGDVKYHLGFSSQIQTDSGKMVQLKLAPNPSHLEAVDPVACGLSRAKADILYHSDYDKILPILIHGDSAIAGQGIVYETIQMSQLPGYYTGGTIHFIINNQIGFTTDFDDARSSTYSSSVASVIQAPVIHVNGDDPEAVYYAAKLATEYRQQFNSDIFIDMVCYRRHGHNEGDDPKFTQPGMYEIISKHPNVRELYIKELESRGDLQAQLAQDMEKTFWNLLQERLDQVKQNPLPYTYQEPELAWRSLKNKIEAKDFDKNPDTGISMEQIKSLLNSILEIPKDFNPLPKIKRLFQNWEQLISTNKTDWALAELLAYASLLVEGKNVRLSGQDVKRGTFSHRHAILFDAITNEDYNRLSKLSDQQAHFFIYNSLLSEFGVLGFEYGYSLASPNQLVIWEAQFGDFANGAQVITDQFITTAQSKWNRMSGLVLLLPHGYDGQGPEHSSARLERFLQNCAEQNVVVVNVSTPANFFHLLRRQLLWNFRIPLIVMSPKSLFRHPECHSQLEEFKTGSTFKEILVDKISSEVNSILLCSGQIYYDLKAKREELKLEDCMIVRIEQLYPFPQAQLDKILNKHKTARLSWVQEEPANMGAASYIQTKLNKNKLEMICRPASASSAVGFKKIHDAQLKEILQAAFN
- a CDS encoding transpeptidase family protein, which produces MDRRKEFLIRVYVVLAVFALIAGVLMWKAFTINVVQGDGWRKKGKELYFSLMPVKAERGKILAEDGSPLATSQPIFEIRMDTRASGLTQELFNRHVDSLADNLQRFLYPEKSKQAIKNVLVSARKKSDRYVLIARNLNYDQMVTVKGFPLFRLGPNKGGMITITENRREKPYKNFASRTIGLDRENAEPIGLEKSFDQFLKGHEGQRVMRKVGPNIYIPVNGLEELTAKKGNDIVTTLNPGIQEIAELSLADAITKHQAEEGCAIVMDVATGAIKAIANLSWNNAGELVENYNYAIGKSSEPGSTFKLASLIALLEERTVDTSTAVDLNGGACRFYDRIMKDSKMHGVGKSDLTYSFIQSSNVGISKIAASVFENNPARFVNYLKRFGLSTKTGIELDGEPSPLIKDPQKNKDMWYGTTLPWMSVGYELQLTPLQILNFYNGIANGGKVMKPYLVSDILNGNHTVKHFDPVVLRDSIISESTLNKVFELMKQVVEKGTAKNIKSDVYSIAGKTGTAVSNYFEKGSEKKNYQSSFAGFFPADDPKFSCIVVVYNPQEAGFYGSEVAAPVFKRIADRCMRTVFTKTAAINLIPKSTPVNERLPVGNKGFAKDFEMVFKHIGLPLHQKEQSKWIETSTGEDGVYTVDWNFDGKLMPDLRGMGLRDAMYVMDGYGVKLIPHGIGKITTQSISPGLQISSKLVELYLE
- the rsmH gene encoding 16S rRNA (cytosine(1402)-N(4))-methyltransferase RsmH, which gives rise to MSEPDKLYHHIPVLLKASVDELITDPDGIYIDVTYGGGGHSNEILSRLSKKAKLFSFDKDPKVAEHLPADKRFEWIYSDFRYLKKYMDYFEIKQVDGVLADLGLSSHHIDESDRGFSIFSEKPFDMRMNTRQTRTAYHILKTYSESQLEAMIKNYGELTNARLLAKQLVIARSKFNFNSCKEVSDWAMGFAYGNKIKFLAQLFQSFRIEVNREIESLKNLLDQASTMIKPGGHMVVISYHSLEDRLVKQWFKNGKTEDTFEVNQNATFIPKYKHAILPDEHEIKRNSRARSAKMRVGIKQ
- the mraZ gene encoding division/cell wall cluster transcriptional repressor MraZ, with the protein product MYNLSGEYEVRLDEKSRLRLPTALSAQIGESPLKLVVNRGFEKCLLLYPESVWVEKTKEVNQLNQYVRKNREFARYFFRGATQLLTDASGRILIPKLLQEHAGINQDVVLLAYHQHVEIWSREHYLKMVAEEPENFGELAEDVFGHKDV